A genomic window from Fibrobacterota bacterium includes:
- the ppk1 gene encoding polyphosphate kinase 1, whose translation MHKASLAPYGHPFPKELSWLLFNERVLEEANDPRHPLLDRLRFLGIYSNNLDEFYRVRVAGLRRLESENGPAHRIAGTTVRKLLQIIAHRVTELGKRFESSYEKIAAELLHEKIRIVDETQLSKEQEAEVRSFFVDKVRPRLVPILVPRGSDLPLLHDHVVHLAISFVGGRSGAPPLALIEVPETLPRFLELPVVDGFHSVILLEDVVRWGLREVFWMFQPRQIKAWAFKVNRDAELDLNSEFADGFLSRVNLSLRKRATGAPVRVVHDREMPEPILKNILRKIGLDRSDARIPGMREHNFKDFMSFPRLGRKELSYPRFKHVPHPQLSGVRRIIQAIGKKDRLLHFPWHDFSLFLDFLREAAIDPDVTHIRMTVYRVSQESSVLNALVNAARNGKKVTVLMEVLARFDEENNISWVNDLRDEGVEVIPGVRGLKVHAKICLVSRREGKKSRHYAAVGTGNFNEDTARVYTDHMLLTADPAITSEIQHVFEFFRNNYKVPDFRQLIVSPFGSREQFIARIREERSRHDKGEKAWIRLRLNNLADETLMRELVDAANSGVPVQILVRGMNCLVPESPHGFPNLETRGLVGRFLEHSRLVSFCNGGKPKVWLTSGDWMSRNLDGRIEVSCPIQDKALNKMLLEEFDLQWRDTENARIWDQKNANLRTKGTMLDSHKEIPRWLSEQRR comes from the coding sequence ATGCACAAAGCATCCCTAGCACCCTACGGCCACCCTTTCCCCAAGGAACTCTCCTGGCTCCTGTTCAACGAACGGGTCCTGGAGGAAGCCAACGATCCCCGCCATCCCCTGTTGGATCGGCTCCGGTTCCTCGGGATCTATTCGAACAATCTCGATGAATTCTACCGGGTTCGGGTGGCCGGCCTGCGGCGACTGGAATCGGAAAACGGACCGGCGCATCGGATCGCCGGCACGACCGTTCGGAAGTTGCTGCAGATCATCGCCCACCGTGTGACAGAACTTGGCAAACGGTTCGAATCGTCGTACGAGAAGATCGCGGCGGAATTGCTGCACGAGAAAATCCGCATCGTCGACGAGACCCAGCTTTCCAAGGAGCAGGAAGCGGAAGTCCGCTCGTTTTTCGTCGACAAGGTCAGACCCAGGCTGGTTCCCATTCTCGTGCCCCGCGGTTCCGACCTGCCTCTGCTCCACGACCATGTCGTGCATCTTGCCATCTCGTTCGTGGGCGGCCGCTCCGGAGCGCCTCCCCTGGCCCTGATCGAGGTTCCCGAGACGCTTCCTCGGTTTTTGGAATTGCCTGTCGTCGACGGTTTCCATAGCGTGATCCTCCTCGAGGACGTGGTCCGGTGGGGATTGCGGGAGGTTTTCTGGATGTTCCAGCCCCGGCAGATCAAGGCCTGGGCCTTCAAAGTGAACCGCGACGCGGAACTGGATCTGAATTCCGAATTCGCCGACGGCTTCCTGAGCCGGGTGAACCTGAGCTTGCGCAAGCGCGCCACCGGGGCCCCCGTCCGCGTGGTCCATGATCGCGAGATGCCTGAACCCATCCTCAAGAACATCCTGCGGAAGATCGGCTTGGATCGCTCCGACGCTCGCATCCCTGGCATGCGCGAGCACAACTTCAAGGATTTCATGTCCTTTCCCCGGCTGGGTCGGAAGGAGCTTTCCTATCCTCGTTTCAAGCACGTTCCCCATCCACAGCTGTCCGGGGTCCGACGGATCATCCAGGCGATCGGCAAGAAGGATCGCCTGCTGCATTTTCCATGGCATGATTTCAGTCTGTTCCTGGACTTCCTCCGCGAAGCCGCCATCGATCCGGACGTGACCCATATCCGGATGACGGTCTATCGCGTGAGCCAGGAATCCAGCGTGCTCAACGCCCTGGTGAATGCGGCCCGCAACGGCAAAAAAGTGACCGTCCTGATGGAAGTCCTCGCCCGATTCGACGAGGAGAACAACATCTCCTGGGTCAACGATCTGCGGGACGAAGGCGTCGAGGTGATCCCCGGGGTGCGGGGCCTGAAGGTCCACGCCAAAATTTGTCTAGTCTCCCGACGCGAAGGGAAGAAGTCGCGCCACTACGCCGCGGTCGGCACCGGCAATTTCAACGAGGACACGGCTCGGGTCTACACCGACCACATGCTGCTGACCGCCGATCCCGCCATCACCTCCGAAATCCAGCACGTCTTCGAGTTCTTCCGCAACAACTACAAGGTTCCCGATTTCCGTCAACTGATCGTCTCGCCGTTCGGATCCAGGGAGCAGTTCATCGCCCGGATCCGGGAGGAACGTTCCCGACATGACAAGGGAGAGAAGGCGTGGATCCGTCTGCGGCTGAACAACCTCGCCGATGAAACCCTCATGCGGGAACTGGTCGATGCGGCAAACAGCGGCGTTCCCGTGCAGATCCTGGTGAGAGGGATGAACTGCCTGGTGCCGGAATCCCCACATGGCTTTCCGAATCTCGAAACGAGAGGATTGGTTGGACGATTCCTCGAACATTCGCGCCTGGTCTCCTTCTGCAACGGCGGCAAACCCAAGGTTTGGCTGACCTCCGGAGATTGGATGAGCCGCAACCTGGATGGTCGCATCGAGGTGAGCTGCCCTATCCAGGACAAGGCGCTGAACAAGATGCTCCTGGAAGAGTTCGACCTGCAATGGCGCGATACGGAGAACGCTCGCATTTGGGACCAGAAGAACGCCAACCTCCGCACGAAGGGGACGATGTTGGATTCCCACAAGGAAATCCCCCGCTGGCTTTCGGAGCAACGACGATGA
- a CDS encoding bifunctional metallophosphatase/5'-nucleotidase: MSFFASTVLAALVANPNPGSASLLIWSDLGGEFPPALLSRIDSLRKEADQERKPLLALDGGNSLSGSDMAFITRSAGPAKVLEKIHPDAAILGAADFVWPRSQLDSLQKLRTYPLLTANLRDALTTKPYGGKSSSIWDFDGFRLGVIGVVDPNVSSTDRPIRTTDLRSEDAALYVQTAIEELRAADAKVVILLSHAGPEFDQNLGQEVPGLDLVVSLQADGRDTVYKQDAVWYARLSGGPNRLHRLELSPTETGIQVVSVPVPLAAKSKIQIPTLPIVDSLQRLVKSKTDSVIDTLKEAWPIPSREGNLGNWVADALRMQSGSNVALVPVSALKAGLPKGKVTVGDLWKVLGPAQQVSVFELPGSELERLLRRQMSRSTEYLFLSGASCTSDSSAFGGSRGVVLIEDKPILPSERYKVAIPQALRDRPYEITGFSYESLSPEYIERWDRDLLLEQVRTFRLKTTLGRVPPMWGRSR; this comes from the coding sequence ATGTCCTTCTTCGCCTCAACCGTTCTGGCAGCCTTGGTTGCCAATCCCAATCCAGGCTCCGCCTCCCTGCTGATCTGGAGCGATCTTGGTGGCGAGTTCCCGCCCGCTTTGCTGTCCAGGATCGATTCGCTTCGCAAGGAGGCCGATCAGGAGCGGAAACCGTTGCTCGCCCTGGATGGAGGCAACTCCCTTTCCGGGTCGGATATGGCCTTCATCACCCGAAGCGCCGGGCCCGCCAAGGTCTTGGAGAAAATCCACCCGGATGCGGCGATCCTCGGCGCCGCGGACTTCGTCTGGCCCCGCTCGCAGTTGGATTCCCTCCAGAAGCTGCGAACCTATCCGCTTCTGACCGCGAACCTCCGCGACGCTCTCACCACCAAACCGTACGGGGGGAAGTCCTCGAGCATCTGGGATTTTGACGGATTCCGTCTGGGCGTGATCGGCGTCGTCGACCCGAACGTATCCTCCACCGACCGACCCATCCGCACCACGGATCTACGCTCGGAAGATGCGGCCTTGTACGTGCAGACCGCGATCGAGGAACTCAGGGCGGCGGACGCGAAAGTCGTGATCCTGCTCTCCCATGCGGGACCGGAGTTCGACCAGAATCTCGGGCAGGAAGTCCCCGGCTTGGATCTGGTCGTCTCGCTGCAAGCGGATGGCCGGGACACGGTCTATAAGCAAGACGCCGTGTGGTACGCGAGACTCAGCGGCGGCCCCAACCGACTGCATCGACTCGAACTGTCCCCGACCGAAACGGGCATCCAGGTGGTATCGGTTCCGGTTCCACTGGCTGCCAAGTCCAAGATCCAAATCCCTACCCTTCCGATCGTGGACAGCCTCCAGCGACTCGTCAAATCGAAGACGGATTCCGTCATCGACACGCTCAAGGAAGCCTGGCCCATCCCCAGCCGGGAGGGGAACCTGGGCAACTGGGTTGCCGACGCGTTGCGCATGCAGTCCGGCTCCAACGTGGCACTGGTGCCTGTCTCGGCGTTGAAGGCAGGATTGCCCAAAGGAAAGGTCACCGTTGGCGATCTCTGGAAAGTTCTGGGTCCGGCACAACAGGTTTCGGTCTTCGAACTTCCCGGATCCGAGCTGGAGCGATTGTTGCGCCGTCAAATGTCCCGCTCCACGGAATACCTGTTTCTTTCCGGTGCATCCTGCACAAGCGACAGCTCCGCCTTCGGCGGGTCTCGCGGGGTCGTATTGATCGAAGACAAACCGATCCTTCCTTCCGAACGATACAAGGTGGCGATCCCCCAGGCATTGAGGGATCGACCCTACGAAATCACGGGATTCTCCTACGAGAGCCTGTCTCCCGAATACATCGAACGATGGGATCGCGATTTGCTTCTGGAGCAAGTCCGAACCTTCCGACTCAAAACCACCTTGGGCCGGGTCCCGCCCATGTGGGGCAGGTCGCGATAG
- a CDS encoding diguanylate cyclase produces MAEVLRILVQSAPKDGEAGRASSKLAKICDRWGRGANPYTEIPSLVEEQRKAEKEWFESNVRGLAEAVLGVLRRLGKAAGSAREEGKSLGSHLEDLRTATKTESLEDLRRTVMAAVEQMTEELRTNQERQNREMSLISGQLENLKGELSRVRKEATLDGLTRVANRASLDEHLDAVLSVHRITGRPCSLLMVDIDHFKAVNDRLGHPAGDAALRAVADCLVRCFPRRSDFVGRYGGEEFCIVLSEDGPLTGKRLAERFVQTIRALEIVWPEETFTLTVSVGIAEPANAESAADWIAAADRMLYRAKDGGRDRVVCTGEPDSKSD; encoded by the coding sequence TTGGCAGAAGTGCTGCGCATCCTGGTTCAATCGGCACCAAAGGATGGAGAGGCGGGCAGAGCCAGCTCAAAGCTCGCGAAGATTTGCGACCGCTGGGGGAGGGGTGCCAACCCTTACACCGAGATCCCGTCCCTGGTGGAGGAACAGCGCAAGGCAGAAAAAGAGTGGTTCGAATCCAATGTCCGGGGCTTGGCAGAAGCGGTGCTGGGCGTGTTGCGTCGGCTCGGGAAGGCGGCCGGATCCGCTCGCGAGGAGGGCAAGAGCCTGGGGAGCCATCTCGAGGATCTGCGCACAGCCACGAAAACGGAGAGTTTGGAGGATTTACGTAGGACCGTAATGGCGGCTGTTGAGCAAATGACCGAAGAACTCAGGACCAACCAGGAGCGGCAAAACCGCGAAATGAGTTTGATCAGCGGCCAATTGGAAAACCTGAAGGGTGAGCTTTCACGAGTCCGCAAGGAAGCCACTTTGGATGGATTGACACGGGTGGCCAATCGCGCTTCCCTGGATGAACACTTGGATGCGGTGTTGTCGGTTCATCGGATCACGGGAAGACCCTGCAGCCTTCTGATGGTGGATATCGACCACTTCAAGGCGGTGAACGATCGTTTGGGTCATCCGGCCGGGGATGCCGCCCTGCGCGCCGTGGCGGATTGTCTGGTCCGTTGCTTCCCCCGGCGCTCCGATTTCGTGGGGCGCTACGGAGGGGAGGAGTTCTGCATCGTCCTTTCGGAAGACGGACCCCTGACCGGCAAACGGTTGGCAGAGCGGTTTGTCCAAACGATCCGCGCCCTGGAAATTGTGTGGCCGGAAGAGACCTTCACCTTGACGGTTTCGGTGGGGATCGCGGAGCCGGCGAATGCCGAATCCGCTGCCGATTGGATCGCAGCCGCCGATCGGATGCTTTACCGAGCCAAGGACGGCGGCCGCGATCGCGTGGTGTGCACTGGAGAGCCAGATTCAAAGAGTGATTAA
- a CDS encoding triose-phosphate isomerase, with protein MARRIVIAGNWKMNKTVSEAVDLAKAVVAKAGEAPASVDLVVAPTFVCLTEVAKVLAGSRVALAAQDLHWEESGAFTGKISAAMLVSAGVKYVIIGHSEQRQFFGETDETVNKKVKQALKHGLLPIVCIGELLAEREAGQTDAINERQLKGAYAGVSADDAKKTVIAYEPVWAIGTGKVATTEQAQEAQAFIRKVMVDLYGSEVAEIIPIQYGGSMKPDNAQGLLAQKDIDGGLIGGAALKAEDFIGIAKGA; from the coding sequence ATGGCGCGCCGCATCGTGATCGCTGGCAACTGGAAGATGAACAAGACCGTTTCCGAAGCCGTTGACTTGGCCAAGGCCGTGGTCGCCAAGGCTGGCGAAGCTCCCGCTTCGGTTGACCTCGTGGTCGCCCCCACGTTCGTTTGCCTCACCGAAGTCGCCAAGGTTCTCGCGGGCTCCCGCGTGGCCCTCGCCGCCCAAGACCTGCACTGGGAAGAGTCGGGCGCGTTCACCGGCAAGATCTCCGCCGCCATGCTCGTTTCCGCCGGCGTGAAGTACGTGATCATCGGCCACTCCGAACAGCGCCAGTTCTTCGGCGAAACCGACGAAACCGTCAACAAGAAGGTCAAGCAGGCCCTCAAGCACGGACTTCTCCCCATCGTGTGCATCGGTGAACTTCTCGCCGAGCGCGAAGCCGGACAGACCGACGCCATCAACGAGCGCCAGCTCAAGGGCGCCTACGCAGGCGTTTCCGCCGACGATGCCAAGAAAACCGTGATCGCCTACGAGCCGGTCTGGGCCATCGGCACCGGCAAGGTCGCCACCACGGAGCAGGCCCAGGAAGCCCAAGCCTTCATCCGCAAGGTCATGGTGGACCTGTACGGATCCGAAGTCGCCGAGATCATCCCCATCCAGTACGGCGGCTCCATGAAGCCCGACAACGCCCAAGGCCTGCTCGCCCAGAAGGACATCGACGGCGGACTCATCGGTGGAGCGGCCCTCAAGGCCGAAGACTTCATCGGCATCGCCAAGGGCGCTTGA
- a CDS encoding 50S ribosomal protein L11 methyltransferase, giving the protein MKNSSAPSSQALEVVLNYFVPTMEAKAAIWIDLLPSIDAELASMELFELGALGLEELDEPAGALRAWLPEDWDQTQVPTGWKIVGQGAVESRDWDLSWRLQQEPIHVTNQLVVCPPWVEAPADAKTCLRMEAKQAFGTGGHESTRLAARVLERIPMEGSRVFDIGAGTGILGFYAGRLGAGHLELCDIDPDAIPCIVENAELNAIPDWNAWAGSVGDLPAGSKFELVIANMLRTEFFPMREETLALMPKGSRLVLSGYLAKEREQVLDWFAQAGLALEVEETEGDWWAGCGRRISE; this is encoded by the coding sequence GTGAAAAATAGTTCAGCCCCCTCTTCGCAAGCCTTGGAAGTCGTGCTCAACTACTTTGTGCCCACTATGGAAGCGAAAGCGGCGATCTGGATAGACCTCCTCCCCTCCATCGATGCGGAACTGGCATCGATGGAACTTTTCGAACTCGGAGCCTTGGGGCTGGAGGAGCTCGACGAGCCCGCCGGAGCCCTGCGGGCCTGGCTTCCGGAAGATTGGGACCAGACTCAGGTTCCCACCGGTTGGAAGATCGTGGGCCAAGGCGCGGTGGAATCCCGCGACTGGGATCTTTCCTGGCGGTTGCAACAGGAGCCGATCCACGTCACCAACCAGTTGGTGGTGTGCCCTCCCTGGGTGGAGGCGCCTGCCGATGCGAAAACCTGTTTGCGGATGGAAGCCAAGCAGGCGTTCGGTACGGGTGGTCATGAGAGCACCCGTTTGGCGGCACGGGTGCTGGAGCGGATCCCCATGGAAGGATCGCGCGTGTTCGACATCGGCGCCGGAACCGGAATCCTGGGATTCTATGCGGGACGGCTCGGGGCAGGCCATCTGGAACTCTGCGACATCGATCCGGACGCGATTCCCTGCATCGTGGAAAACGCCGAACTCAATGCGATTCCCGATTGGAACGCCTGGGCGGGTTCCGTGGGCGATCTGCCCGCGGGGTCCAAATTCGAACTCGTGATCGCCAACATGTTGCGCACGGAGTTTTTCCCGATGCGCGAGGAGACGTTGGCGCTGATGCCGAAAGGATCGCGCCTGGTCCTTTCCGGCTACCTTGCCAAGGAGCGCGAGCAGGTGCTCGATTGGTTCGCGCAGGCGGGACTTGCATTGGAAGTGGAAGAAACCGAAGGCGATTGGTGGGCCGGATGCGGCCGGAGGATTTCCGAATGA
- a CDS encoding nitroreductase has protein sequence MNAMDLIKGRHSCRAYLSDVPSREQVLAAVELASTAASSKNTQPWMLHVAVGPSCDRVREALLHAFDTAAPAKADFKYSPAELPAQMTDRARQSGIAIMAHKGIARDDKDARRAHDRENFRLFGAPGVAVLTLPTESERGNFLDAGQFLATFMLGLREVGLESIPMFSVANYPGVLREGLSIPADRIVVCAVAFGAEDHSAPVNSFRTMRESPEGLVAWA, from the coding sequence ATGAACGCGATGGATCTGATCAAGGGACGACACTCCTGCAGGGCGTACCTGTCCGACGTCCCCAGCCGGGAGCAGGTGCTTGCTGCCGTGGAGCTCGCTTCCACAGCGGCCTCTTCCAAGAACACCCAGCCCTGGATGCTCCATGTGGCGGTCGGGCCATCCTGCGATCGGGTAAGGGAAGCGCTTCTCCATGCCTTCGATACCGCCGCTCCCGCCAAGGCCGATTTCAAGTATTCGCCGGCCGAGCTTCCTGCCCAGATGACCGACCGCGCCCGCCAGAGCGGGATCGCGATCATGGCCCACAAGGGGATCGCTCGCGACGACAAGGACGCTCGCCGCGCGCACGACCGCGAGAATTTCCGTTTGTTCGGAGCTCCCGGGGTGGCGGTACTGACGCTTCCCACCGAGAGCGAACGGGGCAACTTCCTGGATGCCGGACAATTTTTGGCAACCTTCATGCTGGGGCTCCGCGAAGTCGGGCTGGAATCCATCCCGATGTTTTCCGTGGCGAACTATCCAGGGGTGCTGCGCGAAGGACTGTCCATCCCCGCCGACAGGATCGTGGTCTGCGCGGTGGCGTTCGGTGCCGAAGACCATTCCGCTCCCGTCAATTCCTTCCGCACCATGCGCGAATCCCCCGAGGGATTGGTCGCCTGGGCATGA